In one Ralstonia pickettii genomic region, the following are encoded:
- a CDS encoding cupin domain-containing protein, with amino-acid sequence MDRDAFVSALRAEGFTEFVLVTREPGELDTHTHPFEAKALILAGEIHIRAEGAERVYRPGDTFHLAANAPHTERYGAQGVQYLVARR; translated from the coding sequence ATGGACCGCGACGCATTCGTCAGCGCACTAAGAGCGGAAGGCTTTACGGAGTTTGTTCTGGTGACGCGAGAGCCGGGCGAGCTGGACACGCACACGCACCCGTTTGAGGCGAAAGCGCTCATCCTGGCCGGCGAAATTCACATCCGCGCAGAAGGCGCGGAGCGCGTCTACCGGCCCGGCGACACGTTTCATCTGGCGGCCAATGCACCGCACACCGAGCGGTACGGCGCGCAGGGTGTGCAGTATCTGGTGGCGCGGCGCTAG
- a CDS encoding helix-turn-helix domain-containing protein, translating into MNAITPLALLEPAPVSLRSSDGLGWNDFAATLLGIRAGAYRVPAMAQHRVNVHVGPPVRMNCVCDGRRYSRIQAHGDADVIPAGVPGMWTDDADCRILRIAISDRFVRSIAEQIGVRADITPRLQWRDARVRHLAAALGAELQAEDTSDALYAEGLCTALVVRLLSSSRDGAAGVADRAGTLAPRVATRVIDYIEAHLHARLTLAELAAQAGLSVPHFNVLFRATLGVPAHRYVVQRRVARAKALLLEGRRSASQIALDVGFAHQSHMTQWMQRLLGVTPRDVIRAGKALAATADTPAG; encoded by the coding sequence ATGAACGCCATCACGCCTCTCGCCTTGCTTGAACCCGCTCCAGTCAGCCTGCGCTCCAGCGACGGGCTTGGTTGGAACGACTTTGCCGCAACGCTGCTCGGGATCCGCGCCGGCGCGTACCGGGTGCCGGCCATGGCGCAGCACCGGGTCAACGTGCATGTCGGCCCGCCTGTGCGGATGAATTGCGTATGCGATGGCCGCCGCTATTCACGCATCCAGGCACACGGCGATGCGGACGTGATTCCCGCAGGCGTGCCCGGCATGTGGACGGACGATGCCGACTGCCGGATTCTGCGGATCGCCATCAGCGACAGGTTTGTACGCAGCATCGCCGAACAGATTGGCGTGCGAGCCGACATCACGCCGCGTCTGCAATGGCGCGATGCACGCGTGCGTCATCTTGCCGCAGCGTTGGGGGCTGAGCTGCAAGCGGAGGACACCTCCGACGCGTTATATGCAGAGGGTCTGTGCACGGCGTTGGTCGTTCGTCTGCTCAGCAGCAGTCGGGATGGTGCCGCCGGGGTGGCCGACCGCGCCGGCACGTTGGCGCCTCGCGTGGCTACGCGCGTGATCGACTACATCGAAGCCCATCTGCATGCGCGCCTGACGCTGGCTGAACTGGCCGCGCAGGCCGGCTTAAGCGTGCCCCATTTCAATGTGCTGTTTCGTGCAACGCTGGGCGTGCCGGCGCATCGCTACGTCGTGCAGCGCCGGGTGGCGCGCGCAAAAGCGTTGCTGTTGGAAGGCCGTCGCAGTGCGTCGCAGATTGCGCTAGACGTGGGCTTTGCGCACCAGAGCCATATGACGCAGTGGATGCAGCGGTTGCTCGGCGTCACGCCCCGTGACGTCATCCGCGCCGGCAAGGCATTGGCCGCGACCGCGGATACGCCGGCTGGTTAG